A genomic stretch from Lathyrus oleraceus cultivar Zhongwan6 chromosome 2, CAAS_Psat_ZW6_1.0, whole genome shotgun sequence includes:
- the LOC127120230 gene encoding laccase-11, with the protein MASLGGFVSVLTFLLFLFVGLMFSSSEAAIKKYQFDVQVKNVSRLCHAKPIVTVNGRFPGPTIYAREGDQVIVNVTNHAQYNMSIHWHGLKQYRNGWADGPAYITQCPIQTGNSYTYEFNVTGQRGTLWWHAHILWLRATVYGAIVIMPKLGTPFPFPQPAREFEILLGEWWNNDVEEIEKQGNKMGLPPNMSDAHTINGKPGPLFPCFEKHTFAMEIEQGKTYLMRIINAALNDELFFAIAGHNMTVVEVDAVYTKPFTTQAILIAPGQTTNVLVRANHVAGRYFMAAKAFMDAPVSVDNKTATAIFQYKDIPNTVLPVLPQLPASNDTGFALSYNKKLKSLNSAKYPANVPLKVDRNLFYTIGLGKNSCPTCLNGTRFLASINNVSFVMPQIALLQAHYFDIKGVFRADFPDHPPTPFNYTGAPLTANLASLTGTRVNKISFNSTVELVLQDTNLLTVESHPFHLHGYNFFVVGTGIGNFNPAKDPSKYNLVDPVERNTVGVPTGGWTAIRFRADNPGVWFMHCHLELHTGWGLKTAFLVENGPEPSQSVLPPPKDLPSC; encoded by the exons ATGGCAAGCTTGGGCGGTTTCGTGTCTGTATTAACCTTTCTCTTATTCCTCTTTGTTGGTTTAATGTTTTCTTCATCTGAAGCTGCCATAAAGAAATATCAGTTTGAT GTTCAAGTGAAGAATGTGAGTAGGTTGTGCCATGCGAAACCTATTGTAACTGTAAATGGAAGATTCCCGGGGCCAACTATTTATGCCAGAGAAGGAGACCAAGTGATTGTTAATGTAACCAATCATGCACAATACAACATGTCAATTCATTG GCATGGACTAAAACAGTATCGTAATGGTTGGGCGGATGGACCGGCTTACATCACTCAGTGTCCGATACAAACTGGTAACAGCTATACTTACGAATTCAACGTTACTGGGCAGAGAGGAACACTATGGTGGCATGCACATATTCTTTGGCTGAGGGCCACTGTCTATGGTGCAATAGTAATTATGCCTAAACTTGGAACACCGTTTCCTTTTCCACAACCTGCTAGAGAATTTGAAATTCTCCTTG GTGAATGGTGGAACAATGATGTGGAAGAGATTGAAAAGCAAGGGAACAAAATGGGATTGCCACCAAATATGTCAGATGCACATACAATCAATGGAAAACCAGGACCACTATTTCCTTGTTTTGAAAAGC ACACATTTGCAATGGAGATAGAGCAAGGGAAGACATACCTCATGAGAATCATCAACGCTGCACTCAACGACGAGCTTTTCTTTGCCATTGCGGGTCACAACATGACAGTAGTGGAGGTTGATGCTGTTTATACAAAACCATTCACCACTCAGGCCATACTAATTGCTCCTGGTCAAACCACAAATGTTCTGGTTCGTGCCAACCATGTTGCTGGCAGGTACTTCATGGCTGCCAAGGCTTTTATGGATGCTCCAGTTTCAGTTGACAATAAAACTGCTACGGCTATATTTCAATACAAAGATATACCAAACACTGTCCTACCCGTCCTTCCACAGTTGCCAGCTAGCAATGACACGGGTTTTGCTTTGAGTTACAACAAGAAATTGAAGAGTTTGAACTCTGCTAAGTACCCTGCAAATGTTCCTCTCAAAGTTGATAGAAACCTCTTTTACACTATTGGTTTAGGGAAGAATTCTTGCCCTACATGCCTCAATGGAACCCGGTTTCTTGCTTCCATAAACAATGTATCTTTTGTGATGCCTCAAATTGCGCTTCTCCAAGCTCACTACTTCGATATCAAGGGTGTTTTCAGAGCTGATTTTCCCGATCATCCTCCAACTCCTTTCAACTATACCGGTGCACCATTAACAGCCAATCTCGCATCTTTAACAGGCACAAGAGTAAACAAGATTTCCTTCAATTCTACCGTGGAGCTGGTTTTGCAGGATACAAATCTCCTCACAGTTGAATCacatccatttcatcttcatgGATATAACTTTTTTGTTGTTGGAACTGGTATTGGTAATTTCAATCCAGCTAAAGACCCTTCTAAATACAACTTGGTGGATCCTGTTGAAAGGAACACAGTTGGGGTTCCCACAGGTGGTTGGACAGCAATTCGTTTCCGAGCAGACAATCCAG GTGTCTGGTTCATGCATTGTCATTTGGAGCTGCACACTGGTTGGGGGTTGAAAACAGCTTTCCTTGTTGAAAATGGACCAGAACCAAGTCAATCTGTTCTGCCACCACCAAAGGACCTTCCATCATGCTAG